ATCTGCGAGCGAAGTTGATCGTCATCGGTTAAGACATAGGGCCCCACCAGAAATTGGGTGGCCTGATCTAAGTCGAGTTCTTTGGCAACGTCCACCAATTCGGCCACGAACAATGGGTCGGAACTGTCGAGAGCCGCGAGAAGCGGTTCGTAGATGGTCCGCCCCAGGCTAACGAGCATTCTTTTCGCGGCAGGACGGACGGCTTCGCGGCCTGGGTCAGCGAGTGCGTTAAAAAGCGGGTTGGCGGCGTCCGTTCCCGCATTCTTCAATTGCTTAACGGCTTGATTGCGAGTGAACTCGTCCTTATCGATTAGTTGGTCGACAAGCTTGTTGAGCCGCTTAATATCCTTGAAGTAACGATCGAGCTTCGTCAGCAGCATGGTGGCGGCCGTGGCTCCTTCCGGCTGCAAAGACTCTATCGATTGCAGACGGAAGATGCGGCCGGTACCGAGCTTTTGCTGAGCGGCCAGCACTTCGTCTTCGTTCGGGTCGTTCTCGATTAACTTTTGCAGATAGACTTTGGACAAATCGCTCCGACCAAGATCAGCCGAGAGTAACGCCGCATCAATCAACTGCTCAGGCGTTGTTGGGTTGGATTCCTTGATGGTTTGAATGGCCGCCGTATCGACAGGCGTTTCGGGCGCGAGCTGCTCCCGTTGCTGGGCTGAAGCATCTTGTACGATGATCAAACCAACAAGGACATAGGCGGTAAAAGCAATTTCCAGGAATCGTTGCATCTGATTTTCGCAAGGTTAGTGGGGTGGCATTTTGGACAAAAATGCCCATTCCTTGGTAAGGACACGCTCCGGAGCGATCAGCTCAATTCTAATTGCTCCTTCCAGCGAACGACTTGCTTTTTCACCATCTCAGGCGAGGTTGAGCCATAACTTTGGAATGCAGCAACGGCTCGCTCTACTCCCAAGACCTCATAAACAGACTTATCCAACAAATCGTTAACTGCCGTAAAATCCTCAAGCGGCAATTCTGACAAGCGACACCTCTTCTCCATCGCCTTGCCGACTAAGCTGCCAATTTGATGATGGGCCGTTCGCTGGGGAGTTCCTTTGCCTATCAGGTACTCCATAAGCGTAGTCGCATCGAGGAAGCCATCTTCCAGTCGCGAGTTGATCGACTCTGTATTCAATGTCGCTCCTTCGACAATCGAAGCCGTAAGGTCGAGCGAGCGGTGCACCGTGTCGACCGAATCGAACAGTCGCTCTTTGTCCTCTTGCAGATCTCGGTTATAGGCCAGAGGCAAGCCCTTAATGAGGACCAGCAGCGATTGCAGATTGCCGATAACTCGAGCCGTTTTACCGCGGATCAGTTCGCAGACATCCGGGTTGATCTTCTGCGGCATGATCGAACTGCCGGTACAGAACTGCTGGGGAACCTGAATGAATTTGAATTCCACGCTCGACCATAAAACCCATTCGTCTGCCCAAACACTAAGATGCTCGGCGATCATGGTTAGGCAGAACGCGTATTCCACCAGGAAGTCACGATCGCTGGAAACATCAATGCTGTTGGCCGCCACTCCCTCGAATCCCAAACGCTTCGCAA
This is a stretch of genomic DNA from Bremerella alba. It encodes these proteins:
- the argH gene encoding argininosuccinate lyase, with the translated sequence MSRNSPSQSGVFHSGVDARVEKFTESISFDHRLYAQDIRGSIAHAEMLADVGVLTADEAAQITTALALIKGEIENGTFQFDEKLEDVHMNIESSLVDRLGDVGRKLHTGRSRNDQVSTDARLWIRDSIDETDRLLKQLQSAFVGRCDADMDVILPAYTHMQRAQPVLAPHYWLAYSEKFQRDRERLADCRRRVNVCSLGTAALAGTTIPIDRENVAKRLGFEGVAANSIDVSSDRDFLVEYAFCLTMIAEHLSVWADEWVLWSSVEFKFIQVPQQFCTGSSIMPQKINPDVCELIRGKTARVIGNLQSLLVLIKGLPLAYNRDLQEDKERLFDSVDTVHRSLDLTASIVEGATLNTESINSRLEDGFLDATTLMEYLIGKGTPQRTAHHQIGSLVGKAMEKRCRLSELPLEDFTAVNDLLDKSVYEVLGVERAVAAFQSYGSTSPEMVKKQVVRWKEQLELS